A single region of the Brachypodium distachyon strain Bd21 chromosome 3, Brachypodium_distachyon_v3.0, whole genome shotgun sequence genome encodes:
- the LOC104583946 gene encoding uncharacterized protein LOC104583946, with amino-acid sequence MGCSSSKPRLEEEEAVRACHERRGFVKKAVAQRHLLASSHVAYLQSLRRVSLALFYYLAEDEHLHFLQQQYQGDPPTLLCRHLPASPDTKKNVFVVNCLRQGGAPVHPLVVEQYWDEQDEGAQNAVVEGFFFGSLPVIDVPDSSSPSPSRPPPPGWDLFWADPFSSLPGRDRYVNYGVEVEEAKDEDQEGDEEMPELEEATDDDDDGGGGSSGDEEGESEEEEEEAAEGGEVKLKAMEDEEEKKEKVVGVINELRVMAGAEVEQQSAPGHFTVYVDRPPASVAEAMRDIQGHFAKVADTAAEVSVLLEVVPYKRKVRPPAPPRGDAEDGGEGDGGEQGGWEASPEPFQLFQSHRESLDRLYEWEKRLYDEVRAAERVRLAYEKKCAQLRSQDANGAEPFAIERTRAAMRDLRTKLKIALTSVDAVSRRVSALRDHELLPQLAQLIRGLAGMWRVIADAHRVMKRTADEASALLSSSSAAAAAAGGIRGPPPPPPGQTRAAAAAGALATELRGWRAATEAWAESQRGYAAALWGWARSCVKDDAENQDQGSAQMPTPMPRLLVAWARAVEAVDVEAASRAVEAVASEASAIATAARRRRGAGEEEQEETSEEEGKRRVCAGLAAALEAIAEAGGVASAAYGELVAEMEEGDREGEMAGRDDGSIQNDRQ; translated from the exons ATGGGCTGCTCGTCGTCGAAGCCgaggctggaggaggaggaggcggtgcgcGCGTGCCACGAGCGGCGGGGCTTCGTGAAGAAGGCGGTGGCGCAGCGGCACCTCCTGGCCTCCTCCCACGTCGCCTACCTCCAGTCGCTCCGCCGCGTCTCGCTCGCGCTCTTCTACTACCTCGCCGAGGACGAGCACCTCCACTTCCTCCAGCAGCAGTACCAGGGGGATCCCCCGACGCTCCTCTGCAGGCACCTCCCCGCCTCGCCGGACACGAAGAAGAATGTGTTCGTGGTGAACTGCCTCAGGCAGGGCGGGGCTCCCGTGCATCCGCTCGTGGTGGAGCAGTACTGGGATGAACAAGACGAGGGTGCCCAGAACGCCGTCGTTGAGGGGTTCTTCTTTGGTTCTCTTCCGGTGATTGACGTGCCggattcttcttctccgtctccgtcgcggccgccgccgccggggtggGACTTGTTCTGGGCCGACCCTTTCTCTTCGCTGCCCGGTCGAGATCGGTATGTGAATTACGGCGTCGAAGTCGAAGAGGCGAAGGATGAGGATCAAGAAGGAGATGAGGAGATGCCGGAGCTGGAAGAAGCAaccgatgacgacgacgatggcggcggcggtagcaGTGGGGATGAAGAAGGCgaatcggaggaggaagaagaagaggcagcagagggaggagaggtgAAGCTGAAGGCaatggaggatgaagaggagaagaaggagaaggtggTGGGCGTGATTAACGAGCTGAGGGTGATGGCGGGCGCGGAGGTCGAGCAGCAGAGCGCCCCGGGCCACTTCACCGTGTACGTCGAcaggccgccggcgagcgtgGCGGAGGCCATGAGGGACATCCAGGGCCATTTCGCCAAGGTCGCGGACACCGCCGCCGAGGTCTCCGTGCTGCTCGAGGTCGTCCCCTACAAAAGGAAAG TTCGACCACCTGCTCCTCCGAGAGGCGATgccgaggacggcggcgagggcgatggcggcgagcAAGGCGGCTGGGaagcctcgccggagccgttCCAGCTCTTCCAGAGCCACAGGGAGAGCCTTGACAGGCTCTACGAGTGGGAGAAGAGGCTCTACGATGAAGTCAGG GCAGCGGAGCGGGTGCGGCTGGCGTACGAGAAGAAGTGCGCGCAGCTGCGGAGCCAGGACGCCAACGGCGCCGAGCCGTTCGCCATCGAGAGGACGCGGGCCGCCATGAGGGACCTCCGCACCAAGCTCAAGATCGCCCTCACCTCCGTCGACGCCGTGTCCAGGCGGGTCTCCGCCCTCCGCGACCACGAGCTCCTCCCGCAGCTCGCGCAACTCATCCGAGG GCTGGCGGGGATGTGGAGAGTGATAGCGGACGCGCACCGGGTGATGAAGCGCACGGCGGACGAGGCGAGCGCGCTCCtgtcctcctcgtcggccgccgctgccgccgctggaggGATCAggggcccgccgccgccgccgccggggcagACGcgcgcggctgcggcggcgggcgcgctcGCTACGGAGCTCCGCGggtggcgcgcggcgacggAGGCGTGGGCGGAATCGCAGCGCGGGTACGCGGCGGCTCTGTGGGGCTGGGCGCGGAGCTGCGTCAAGGACGACGCCGAGAATCAGGATCAGGGGAGCGCGCAGATGCCGACGCCGATGCCGCGGCTGCTCGTTGCCTGGGCGCGCGCGGTCGAGGCCGTGGACGTGGAGGCGGCGAGCAGGGCCGTGGAGGCCGTGGCGTCCGAGGCGAGCGCCATCGCGACTgccgcgaggcggcggcgtggagccggggaggaggagcaggaggagacgagcgaggaggaagggaagaGGAGAGTGTGCGCTggtctggcggcggcgctggaggcgATTGCCGAGGCTGGCGGCGTGGCCTCCGCGGCGTACGGCGAGCTGGTGGCGGAGATGGAAGAGGGTGACAGGGAGGGGGAAATGGCGGGAAGGGACGACGGCTCGATCCAAAACGACCGACAGTAG